A section of the Humulus lupulus chromosome 2, drHumLupu1.1, whole genome shotgun sequence genome encodes:
- the LOC133815826 gene encoding 3-ketoacyl-CoA synthase 5-like gives METLSKTSHDQLHIKDHSRFPYFPPQNNAPSLLLLQNFYSLALLVIVVYFMGTLLLSTLQKWSPSNVVHILLASCLIIFVLIKLRFAKYSYPVYLVDFACLKPPSFCRVPFSTFLENASMFQSYESESLTFMDKILSSSGQSEETYLPPALHYIPPITHHQESIKEVHMVLFPIMDDLFTKTKLSPSNIDILIVNCSGFCSTPSLSSIVIKKYAMKCDIKSFNLSGMGCSASAIGIDLAKNLLRVHKDSYAIVLSTEILSPGWYSGQDRSKLAINCLFRMGSTAILLTNKKQAKKNSKYQLVRTLRTQRAFEDKAYLSAIREEDSKGNLGVTLKRDLLQVAGETLRSNVTVLGSSLLPFKEKFRHVVSVVRKRFFDKSCEIYVPDFKTVIQHFCLPASGLSVIKEIAKGLKLEKRDMEPALMTLHRFGNQSSSSLWYELAYLEAKNRVEKGDMVWLLGMGTGPKCNSVVLKCIRPDAVKESKISPWADCIHRYPIL, from the coding sequence ATGGAAACACTTTCCAAAACAAGCCATGACCAACTCCACATTAAAGATCACTCTCGATTCCCGTATTTCCCTCCTCAGAACAATGCACCATCACTACTTTTGTTGCAAAATTTCTACTCTCTCGCTCTTTTAGTGATTGTAGTATACTTCATGGGAACCTTGCTTTTAAGCACCCTACAGAAATGGAGTCCTTCAAACGTTGTTCATATTTTACTCGCCAGTTGTCTCATTATCTTTGTCCTCATTAAACTCAGGTTTGCAAAGTACTCTTATCCGGTCTATTTGGTTGACTTCGCATGTCTCAAGCCACCAAGCTTCTGCAGAGTCCCTTTCTCTACATTCCTTGAAAACGCATCAATGTTTCAATCTTATGAAAGTGAAAGCCTTACTTTCATGGACAAAATCCTTTCTTCTTCTGGCCAAAGTGAAGAAACGTATCTACCTCCAGCTTTACACTACATTCCACCCATAACCCATCACCAAGAATCCATCAAAGAAGTTCATATGGTTCTATTCCCCATCATGGATGACCTTTTCACCAAAACCAAGCTCTCTCCTTCTAATATCGATATACTCATAGTAAATTGCAGTGGGTTCTGTTCCACCCCTTCTCTCTCCTCCATTGTCATTAAAAAATACGCCATGAAGTGTGACATAAAGAGCTTCAACCTCTCCGGCATGGGCTGTAGTGCAAGCGCTATAGGAATCGATTTGGCCAAAAATTTGTTAAGAGTCCATAAGGACTCGTACGCCATTGTACTCAGCACAGAAATTCTTTCACCGGGTTGGTACTCTGGCCAGGACCGGTCCAAATTGGCCATTAACTGTCTCTTCCGAATGGGCAGTACCGCAATCTTACTCACCAACAAAAAACAAGCAAAGAAAAATTCAAAGTACCAACTTGTTCGAACTCTCAGAACCCAGAGAGCCTTTGAGGATAAGGCTTACCTTTCGGCCATAAGAGAAGAGGACTCAAAAGGAAATCTTGGGGTTACCCTCAAAAGGGATTTGCTCCAAGTTGCCGGAGAGACTCTCCGTTCAAACGTCACCGTTTTGGGATCGTCTCTTTTGCCGTTCAAGGAGAAATTCAGGCATGTGGTCTCGGTTGTACGAAAGAGATTTTTTGACAAGTCATGCGAGATTTACGTGCCTGATTTCAAGACTGTGATACAGCATTTTTGTTTGCCAGCTTCAGGACTTTCTGTCATAAAGGAGATAGCCAAAGGTTTGAAGCTCGAGAAGAGAGACATGGAACCTGCTCTAATGACACTTCACAGGTTTGGGAACCAGTCTTCGTCTTCACTCTGGTATGAACTGGCTTACTTAGAGGCTAAAAACAGAGTGGAGAAAGGTGACATGGTGTGGCTGCTTGGGATGGGGACCGGACCTAAGTGCAACAGTGTAGTCTTGAAATGTATTAGGCCTGATGCAGTTAAAGAGTCCAAGATCAGCCCATGGGCTGATTGTATTCATAGGTATCCTATCCTGTAG
- the LOC133817216 gene encoding SUPPRESSOR OF GAMMA RESPONSE 1: protein MERSWLINSRGIAKKVKNASRSSAYQIRDCGANRECPNCHHDIDNSDVSSEWPGLPAGVKFEPSDEELLYHLSGKCGVGNIIPHVFIDEFIPTLEGEGIYCDHPENLPGAKKDGSSIHFFHKTINAYATGQRKRRKVQCQQGSTAEHVRWHKTGKTKPVIENGVQKGWKKIMVLYKSTKKGSKPDKTNWKMHQFHLGTGEEENEGQYVVSKIFYKQSENSDNSPLIEESDMKVAHEASPKTPISNPPIPPRHGKSIMNDDIADTTLLQSAAKEGDPIGESSLLPQTDILGEDNMDFPWLAGESQADEYYDPNCIDNSLLCKETFDSSSRLTYIPNTDLTGKSIPPCGISDLENLELDTPPDFQLSDLQFCSQDSSILEWLDWL, encoded by the exons ATGGAAAG GAGTTGGCTCATTAACAGCAGAGGAATTGCAAAAAAAGTAAAGAATGCTTCTCGTTCTTCTGCTTATCAAATAAGAGACTGTGGAGCAAATCGTGAATGCCCAAATTGCCATCATGATATTGACAACAGTGAT GTTTCTTCTGAGTGGCCAGGGCTGCCAGCTGGTGTAAAGTTTGAACCATCTGATGAAGAACTCCTGTATCATTTATCTGGAAAATGTGGTGTTGGAAACATAATTCCTCATGTGTTTATTGATGAATTCATCCCAACACTTGAGGGGGAAGGAATTTACTGTGACCATCCAGAAAATCTTCCAG GTGCTAAGAAAGATGGAAGCAGCATTCATTTTTTTCATAAAACAATTAATGCATACGCCACTGGTCAAAGGAAACGTCGCAAGGTCCAATGTCAGCAGGGTTCAACAGCAGAGCACGTGCGCTGGCACAAGACGGGTAAAACTAAACCTGTGATTGAAAATGGAGTTCAAAAGGGGTGGAAGAAGATTATGGTTCTATATAAAAGCACTAAGAAGGGCTCTAAGCCAGATAAAACTAATTGGAAAATGCACCAATTCCATCTGGGAACTGGAGAAGAGGAAAATGAAGGACAGTACGTTGTGTCGAAGATCTTCTACAAGCAGTCTGAAAACAGTGATAACAGTCCTCTGATTGAAGAATCTGATATGAAGGTGGCACATGAAGCCAGTCCCAAAACTCCAATTTCAAATCCACCAATCCCACCTCGACATGGCAAATCTATAATGAATGATGATATTGCTGACACTACTCTGTTGCAGTCAGCTGCCAAG GAAGGAGATCCTATCGGCGAGTCATCTCTTCTCCCTCAAACAGACATTCTGGGTGAGGACAATATGGATTTCCCATGGCTGGCGGGCGAATCACAGGCTGATGAATACTATGATCCTAATTGCATTGATAATTCCTTGTTGTGCAAGGAAACTTTTGATTCAAGTTCAAGATTAACGTACATACCTAACACTGACTTAACTGGAAAAAGCATTCCCCCTTGTGGTATTTCTGACCTTGAAAACCTTGAGTTGGATACTCCACCAGATTTCCAGCTCTCT GATTTGCAGTTTTGTTCACAAGACAGTAGTATACTTGAGTGGTTGGATTGGTTATGA
- the LOC133817217 gene encoding serine/threonine-protein kinase STY13-like has product MGSGNGNGVYSVDEFSLDAKWLIDPKHLFVGPRIGEGAHAKVYEGKYKNQTVAVKIIHRGETPEEINKREGRFAREVAMLSKVQHKNLVKFIGACKEPVMVVVTELLLGGTLRKYLLNMRPRCLDTRVAVGFALDIARAMECLHSHGIIHRDLKPENLILTADHKTVKLADFGLAREESLTEMMTAETGTYRWMAPELYSTVTLRHGEKKHYNHKVDAYSFAIVLWELIHNKLPFEGMSNLQAAYAAAFKNVRPSAEDLPEDLALIVTSCWKEDPNDRPNFSQIIQMLLHYLSTISPPEPVIPLRIFRSENAVLPPESPGTSSLMAVRDDAGGTPKTDMEEKPKGLFFCFNQCY; this is encoded by the exons ATGGGATCTGGTAATGGTAATGGGGTTTACTCGGTCGACGAGTTCAGTTTAGATGCCAAGTGGTTGATCGATCCAAAACATCTTTTTGTTGGACCGAGGATTGGGGAGGGTGCACACGCCAAAGTGTACGAAGGAAA ATATAAGAATCAGACTGTTGCTGTTAAAATCATTCATAGAGGAGAGACACCAGAAGAGATTAACAAGAGAGAAGGGAGGTTTGCAAGAGAGGTTGCAATGCTGTCTAAAGTTCAGCACAAAAATTTAGTGAAG TTTATTGGAGCTTGCAAGGAACCTGTCATGGTCGTAGTCACAGAGCTTCTGTTAGGTGGGACGTTGCGAAAATACTTGTTGAATATGCGGCCAAGATGCTTGGATACGCGTGTGGCAGTCGGGTTCGCACTTGATATTGCTCGTGCAATGGAATGCTTGCACTCTCATGGGATCATTCACCGTGACCTCAAACCTG AGAACTTGATTTTGACTGCAGACCATAAAACAGTTAAGCTCGCCGACTTTGGCTTAGCTAGAGAAGAGTCACTGACAGAGATGATGACTGCTGAAACTGGGACTTATCGGTGGATGGCGCCAGAG CTTTACAGCACAGTGACATTAAGGCATGGTGAGAAGAAGCATTACAATCATAAGGTGGATGCATACAGCTTTGCAATTGTTTTATGGGAGCTCATCCATAATAAGTTGCCTTTTGAAGGCATGTCAAATCTACAAGCAGCATACGCTGCAGCCTTCAAG AATGTGAGGCCAAGTGCTGAGGACCTCCCTGAGGATTTGGCATTGATTGTAACTTCATGTTGGAAAGAGGATCCAAATGACCGACCCAACTTCAGCCAAATCATACAAATGCTCCTGCACTATCTCTCAACGATTTCACCTCCTGAGCCGGTAATCCCACTACGGATTTTCAGATCTGAGAACGCCGTGCTGCCACCTGAGTCACCGGGTACCAGTTCCTTAATGGCCGTTAGAGACGACGCAGGAGGCACACCGAAAACCGACATGGAAGAGAAGCCTAAAGGTCTCTTCTTCTGCTTTAACCAGTGTTACTAA
- the LOC133817219 gene encoding ribosomal RNA-processing protein 8 isoform X2 yields the protein MKSEPVMENREGSRKRKRGGRCRRKSDKPSHLTKETSEAHRSNGPQKKEDSSKLKTSQKASKSLSFLDKMKARLAGGHFRMLNEKLYTCTGKEALEYFKEDPELFDMYHAGYQEQMSHWPELPVNIIIKWLKDHGSSMVVADFGCGDARLAKHVKNKVFSFDLVSNDPSVVACDMSNTPLDSESVDVAVFCLSLMGTNFSSYLQEAYRVLKPCGWLLIAEVKSRFDPTSGGADPNNFTKAICELGFSSVSKDFSNKMFILFYFKKKEELNSKKKKKKDIEWPELKPCLYKRR from the exons atgaagagtgagCCTGTCATGGAGAACAGAGAAGGAAGTAGAAAGCGGAAGAGGGGTGGTCGTTGCAGACGTAAAAGTGATAAACCTTCTCATCTAACCAAAGAAACTTCTGAAGCTCACCGAAGCAATGGTCCTCAAAAAAAAGAGGATTCTTCTAAGCTCAAAACATCACAGAAAGCCTCCAAGTCCTTGAGTTTTCTCGATAAA ATGAAAGCGCGGTTGGCAGGTGGGCATTTCAGAATGCTTAACGAAAAGCTCTATACTTGCAC tgGAAAGGAGGCACTTGAATACTTCAAAGAAGACCCAGAATTGTTTGATATG TATCATGCAGGGTACCAAGAGCAAATGTCACATTGGCCTGAGCTACCAGttaatataattataaagtgGTTGAAAGATCACGGATCTTCTATGGTTGTTGCTGATTTTGGGTGTG GGGATGCTCGCCTTGCAAAACATGTGAAGAACAAAGTCTTCTCCTTTGATCTTGTCTCAAACGATCCATCAGTCGTTGCTTGTGACATGTCAAAT ACACCTCTTGATTCTGAATCCGTAGATGTTGCTGTCTTTTGCCTTTCGCTTATGGGAACCAACTTTTCAAGTTACCTGCAGGAGGCATACAGAGTTCTCAAGCCATG TGGGTGGCTTTTGATAGCAGAAGTAAAAAGCAGGTTTGATCCAACTAGCGGAGGAGCCGACCCCAACAACTTTACCAAAGCCATTTGCGAGCTGGGATTTTCTTCGGTGTCAAAG GACTTCTCTAACAAGATGTTCATTTTATTCTACTTCAAGAAAAAA GAAGAGCTAAATtcgaagaagaaaaagaaaaaagatattGAATGGCCTGAGCTCAAGCCTTGTTTGTACAAGCGCCGGTAA
- the LOC133817219 gene encoding ribosomal RNA-processing protein 8 isoform X1: MKSEPVMENREGSRKRKRGGRCRRKSDKPSHLTKETSEAHRSNGPQKKEDSSKLKTSQKASKSLSFLDKMKARLAGGHFRMLNEKLYTCTGKEALEYFKEDPELFDMYHAGYQEQMSHWPELPVNIIIKWLKDHGSSMVVADFGCGDARLAKHVKNKVFSFDLVSNDPSVVACDMSNTPLDSESVDVAVFCLSLMGTNFSSYLQEAYRVLKPCGWLLIAEVKSRFDPTSGGADPNNFTKAICELGFSSVSKVCSCYYQNQVLHKLILALMLTDSFLIQDFSNKMFILFYFKKKEELNSKKKKKKDIEWPELKPCLYKRR; this comes from the exons atgaagagtgagCCTGTCATGGAGAACAGAGAAGGAAGTAGAAAGCGGAAGAGGGGTGGTCGTTGCAGACGTAAAAGTGATAAACCTTCTCATCTAACCAAAGAAACTTCTGAAGCTCACCGAAGCAATGGTCCTCAAAAAAAAGAGGATTCTTCTAAGCTCAAAACATCACAGAAAGCCTCCAAGTCCTTGAGTTTTCTCGATAAA ATGAAAGCGCGGTTGGCAGGTGGGCATTTCAGAATGCTTAACGAAAAGCTCTATACTTGCAC tgGAAAGGAGGCACTTGAATACTTCAAAGAAGACCCAGAATTGTTTGATATG TATCATGCAGGGTACCAAGAGCAAATGTCACATTGGCCTGAGCTACCAGttaatataattataaagtgGTTGAAAGATCACGGATCTTCTATGGTTGTTGCTGATTTTGGGTGTG GGGATGCTCGCCTTGCAAAACATGTGAAGAACAAAGTCTTCTCCTTTGATCTTGTCTCAAACGATCCATCAGTCGTTGCTTGTGACATGTCAAAT ACACCTCTTGATTCTGAATCCGTAGATGTTGCTGTCTTTTGCCTTTCGCTTATGGGAACCAACTTTTCAAGTTACCTGCAGGAGGCATACAGAGTTCTCAAGCCATG TGGGTGGCTTTTGATAGCAGAAGTAAAAAGCAGGTTTGATCCAACTAGCGGAGGAGCCGACCCCAACAACTTTACCAAAGCCATTTGCGAGCTGGGATTTTCTTCGGTGTCAAAGGTATGTTCATGTTACTACCAGAATCAAGTTTTGCACAAATTGATACTAGCATTGATGCTGACAGATTCTTTTCTCATTCAGGACTTCTCTAACAAGATGTTCATTTTATTCTACTTCAAGAAAAAA GAAGAGCTAAATtcgaagaagaaaaagaaaaaagatattGAATGGCCTGAGCTCAAGCCTTGTTTGTACAAGCGCCGGTAA